The Anas acuta chromosome 12, bAnaAcu1.1, whole genome shotgun sequence sequence GTAATTGCACTTTGTACATGGGTAACACCTTTCTTTGcttcctcctgctgtgctgcttcttgtctgagcaccaaaaaaaaataataaaatccaacaGCATAAACCTACTTCTTAGGGGGATCAGAAACAAGCCTGAAGAATCCTGAGCTTTATCATTTCTAGACTGTTTGGAATATCTGTGACACCACACATACTGATACAATTGCACCTTGTCAAATAGAGGAACTCTGTAGTgacaataaatattaattctcTGTGCTGGCTTTCAGCCTAAATCTTAGTAGATTGAAATATCTGCCAGAGGAACATCAAAAAAAGCCAAAGTAGCAATAAAAGTCAAACAAGAGCGCCAGATCTAGCAACCACCACTGCCTGGTTTACACTAGTCAAGTAACAGATGTTTCAGGCTGAGCATTTTAGAGGAAATTAGTCCGATGCACTCATACAATACAGCAAATCCTGTTGCAAatttacagaatatttcaggAATAAGTCtgcttctattaaaaaatgGATCTAAAACAAACTGACTTGTGTTACAGAGCTCGCAGAGCTCCTTTGCCAGTCCTGCACCAGAGCAGCCACGCTAAGAGAAGATGATCACAAGAAAAATGTAGGTCCACAAATGCCCATTTTTTACACTCAAAAATGATTTTGGGCTGCCCACCCATCCTGCATCACCCCACTACAAAGCTGGCAGTAGTCACCTCTGTGCAAGCTTAGTAGGAATCCTTGCGGTTCATCCCTCCTTGCCCAAGAAACACAAAAGGTAAGGACCTAAGGATCAATACGGTACATCATCTGTTTTTTACAGTTGGGCACTTAAGGCAAAATCCTGAGTGTGAATTCACACACTGTGATTATGGATATTAATTTGTGAGTATTAAGTATAAAGAGTATTTTTGACTAGACAGGTACATGGTACGTGGCAATGCAAAGCTCTGATTTCACATACCCAGGGAATGGCGTGGTAGATGCATATATGGCATATTTGAAGCTCTGTGACCAGCTAGGGGTGATTCTCACTTTAGAAGCCCCTACACCTTTTTCTTTATCCTATGGCAAAACACTGAGACGTAAGAGGAATGGCAGTGCAAGACGAAGCGAAATCTGATAGaggcaaggcagcagctggcaaacATCTCAGAACAGGCAGGGCCAACAACAGGGTCAGtgtttacaaataataaatcatGTGAGCAGCACTCACACCAATGTTTGGGAAAGAGTCTGCATCACCAATTTGACCTCCTGCCCagctggactttttttttttttttttaaaagctgaacagaaataaaCTGGGGCCCCATGTTGGAAACTGGGAAACTACACAAAAGTAGGCAATGAAATAAAGCTGGAACAATGACCAATTCAGACAGCAGAGAGGCCTTTCTCCACATTGTACACGTCAAGATTTCCTCATCCCAAAGAATTTCCTGCGAAAAACACAGGATGCCTTTATCATAGAGTGGGTGGCACTTGATACAGGACCCCAATTGGCTGGGAACGTCTATGAACCATGCATTATTTTACTGCTACCTTTCCTGTGGGATACTGCCAGCAGAACCACTTCTTTGTAATCTTTGTCAAAGTTTAGTAACACATTCATATAGATTATACCCAGCCATGTTAACCCTGAAGTACGGGCAGAAGttaataaaagagaaatctttttcttctctcctttctgtgTTTCACTTCATTTCAGTGGCAACATGCCTTTCTCCCCAGATACAATTATTTTGTAGTGGTGAAACTCATGCTACTTTAATACAAAACATGGGGAGCAAAACTAAATTATATCTTATAAGTATGCTAGCATGACCTCCCCTGCTGATTCCTGCTATCTGGCTTAATGGTACCATTCACATGCTCAGCACACCTGGAATGATTTGCATAACCATGACTATGATTTCCATAAACCTGTACAAAAGGACTACTGTAATTTTAAAGATGTCAAATATTGCTACATGAATTAACCCAGAACTAAAGTCTAGGCGATTAGCGTATTTTTGTTgctgaaagaagaagaaaaaaaaaagtaaatctgttCCAGTAATTCTTCTGGTTAAACAGATATAAAATGCTGAATCAGCAGCACAAGGAGGTTCATTCCATGAGAATGCCCGTTTAAATGGATCGCAGCTTGAACTCTGTGATCACTTCATTTTATATTTGGACAGATGTTGCACGttgtaattaaaaacagttgTTATTGGCAAGGAAATAGTATTGGAATAAGGAGCAGATGAGTTCTTAAGGAACCCGTTGGGCCACATTCATCCCTGGTGTTACCCCACTGCTTTAACAggcattcaaaaataaaatgagaccAATCTGTTTCTTAGATGGATATCTCTAGGGGAAAAGAGAGTGAAACAAGATAATTGAACCCCTTTCCCTAAACACTGGTGGCACGTATAGAAAACAGGCAggttttcaaacaaaatgtttttcaaatttacTCTAGCTTTTGAGAAggcttcccagctgctgtgaatTACAACCCATTTGAAAGAGTAAGAGCAGTTGCAGGGACAAATCCCACCTGCAAACTTcctgggcagcagccccaggcacccaGGGGATTGTCacaggtttgatttttggggAGCACCCATGCGTGGACTCTCAAAACACCTCATTGTACACCAAGGGACCGGTGTTTAACatcacctctgctctgctggcttAAGTCAACAACTACAGTGACTGCTGGGGAAATACGAGCACCGTGACCTCCTCGATGGACAAGTAACAAGACCCAAGTCTGTATTTATAACGCAGTCAGCATGGATTAGCACACCCTTTAACCAGACAGATATTCACTGACTGGCAAGCACCTCTAGCACCCTTTAAAGAACTGGGTAGAGAAGCAGCTTGACTTACATAAAGCAGGCTGGGCATGATGTCCATCAGTCAGTGTAACGCTGCTCACAAAGCTCAGCCCTTCTGCTTAGCTCCCAGCTGGCAGTCAGTGCTTTTATCCTTCCCGTTCCTGCCTCATCCTCCCCTccacagctgcaggaggaaggctgTCAGCCTTTCTTCTCAGCAGCCCTCCTCTCcgcttcctgctgcttttccctaCATTAAGAGAGAAAGGCCTCTGCGAGTCCTTACTTGGGACTTTTGTTCAGTTTGGAGCTTGAAAGGGATCTGTGGATGTAGCTCAGGAAGGAGATGTTGAGGAAAAAACGGTGTGTTCATGCACAACTGTGGTAACCGAGAAGCAAGGTGGGCTCCTCAGGAGCTGACCCCAAAGCTCAGAGCATCGCTGGGTGCCTATGGGCAGGGGGTGCTTTGggccccctcctcctgcacaggaccccctggggtgggggggacacaaggtgtgtgggtttgggggggacaGAGGCAGCCGGGGGAGGACatgggggacacggggacactgGAGAGGCCGCTAACGGGAGCCTGCGACCACCTGAGGCCGGGGGAGGCCGGGCAGGACCCGGCGCCTCCCCGCACTGGAGGCGGCGCCTGTCGGggaggcagggccggggccggggccgccgaAACCTTCCGGGGCTCGGCGCTGCGGCGGCCGGAGCCGGGCAGGATGCGCTCCGCggggctgccgctgctgctctcggcctccctccctctcctcctcctcctcctgctgcctccggTCTCCCGAGGCAGCCAggagcctccagcagcagcagcagcagcaggaggagcagggccgGTGAACGGCAGCCGTGTGCCCGCCGAGCCCCCCGCTGCCGCCGGTAACCACAGCGGGGCCCTGCTCAGCCCCGTGCCCGCGCTGCTCCGCGACCTCTCGGCGCTGAAAGCCGCCGTCATCGGGGCCTGCGGCCTCACCGCCGCCCTCATCGCCTGCCTCCTGCTCCGCGTCTTCAGGTAGGGCCGGCAGGTGCCTCCCCGGGACCCCTGGATCCCGCTGCCCACCCCCAGGCTTTGTGCGGTGGGCAACGAGCTCGCCAAAGGCTGGTCGGGGCTAAAAAGGGAGGCTCACGCCTCTGCCGAGGTGCTGCGGTCCTCCAAATGCCTCCCCGCTCCTCAAAAGTTATGAGTTTCCCTGCgattgctgctgctctgctgtggtaTAAATGAGATAACGTGGCAGGAGTGAGGGGCTTTCAGGCTAGGGCCCCCGCAGCAGGTGAGGGATGGCAGGAGGAGAGGCCGAGCGCTGGGGTTGAGTAGCTTAGACAagcagaagttgtttttttttggtgtttaaaTACCTGGAACGGAGGAGAAATAACCAGGCTGAGCCCAGCGGTGCCCGCAGATCGGACAGGACACAGACCGAGCGCAAGCATAAACACAGGAAATTCCACCCGAACCTAAGGAAACATTTCCCCACTTGTGAAagtggctgctggctggaggagcaACCAGGGAGCCTGCGGaggccccatccctggaggtgatCATGGTGaccctgcttgggcaggggtgACACAGGTGACCAGGAGGGTGGCTTCCAGACTCAGCCACTGCATTTTGTGCACACAGATGGGGTCAAGCAGGTGTTGCTGGTCTTGAACGCATGCTGGGTATGGAAGACagcctttttctccccttaaaGTTAAGCTTAAGCAGCTATCTTTGGTTTGAGGAGGTCCAATGTAACCAAAAGTAGATGATTCAGAAGATAAAAGCACTTTGGAACGATGCTCAGCGCTCTGTAGCCAAACCCTGGTGTTCAGCTGGGTAGGTCGCTGATGGATGCCAGCTCCCACTCGCACTgcaaaaggggagaaaattCCCAGCAGCTTGCAGAGCTGAGAGAAGTGCGGGCGAGCAGCTTGAAGCCTGGCAGAGGTTTGCATCTGCTTGGTGCTCATATCTAGTCCTCTGAGCGTGGCGTAACCAGAGCAGCACAATTGAGCCGCTCTGCTCAAGTGGGTTGGTGCTGGTGTGCGCCTGAGTTATGCTGGCAGCTCTTGAAACTTGTGGAACAGCCCCCGCTGCGAGGAACATGAACAAATTAAACTCAATTACTTCAAAAAAACAGTCTTCCTGTTGGCTTGttgctgaagcagaagaaaaacgTATATTAAAGCTCCATTTGGCACCGTTAgtgttaattattatttatctcaGGGTAGTGGTGAGAGTCCCCATGCTGTGCTAAAAGCTGTTCCCGTTTTGCAGTTTACAAACAAAGTTGTTGCCTGTTTGTGCCTAACTTTGCCGTGGAAGATTGCACACTTGGAGAAGTTAACAGTGATCTGACTTTTAGGTGTGGGCAGCAGGAAAGAGCCTGGGAAGTTGGAGCAGCTCGCTCTCCaggaagcagggctgggaggaggtgtGCGCCACGTTGCAGGTGACAGAAGCGGTTGAACAAGTGGAGTTTGCAAATTCTTCCTTGTGCTGTTCTCCAGCACCTCCTTTGTATTTACCTGGTGGCTGCAGCTGaattctctgctgcttctgttcctgAATTAGTTCCGTGTTAGGAATGGCAGTGCTCATAACAGTGGTATTATAAAATGCAGACTTAGAGACTGAAACGATGAGAACtgatatttttctaaagaaattgACATTTAACTAAATTCCTTTTATGTATTTCAGTAGCTGGCAAAAGACTATGCAAGTAAATTTGCTCATTAAAGCGAGGCGGTTCAGGAGAAGCAAGTAAAATATTgaagagaattattttaatcGGTATCAGCCACTTTCCAGACTCATCCAGTTGTCACAGACAAACATTAGAATTAGCAAGTCTATAAGAAAGTGCAGAATGAAAAGCATGTTTCTAGCCTCAGTTCTTTCAGATTTTGGAGACTTTCTACcctttgcctcagtttcttCTGGATGTAAAGGTCCTTGTATCAAGGACCTGGCATAAACCTGATTATTTCTAGCCAAAGAATACAAACTGATAGCCTTTAAAGACCTTTCATATACCATAATCAGCAAAAGTAGCTCCATATTAAAGTCACCTTGGGAATGATAGATCCTACACCAAAGTCATTGTTATACAACTTGTCAGAATTAATGTAGCATTTTAGATACGTTTATAAGAAAATCCCTCTGAGATCTCCTATATCTGTAGTACAACCTGCAAGAAATGAAGCTTTCGGCTTCAGAGAACATTTCTTTATCTGTCAGAGCATTTGTTTGTAAACAATTATCCCAGTTGG is a genomic window containing:
- the FAM174B gene encoding membrane protein FAM174B, whose amino-acid sequence is MGDTGTLERPLTGACDHLRPGEAGQDPAPPRTGGGACRGGRAGAGAAETFRGSALRRPEPGRMRSAGLPLLLSASLPLLLLLLLPPVSRGSQEPPAAAAAAGGAGPVNGSRVPAEPPAAAGNHSGALLSPVPALLRDLSALKAAVIGACGLTAALIACLLLRVFRSGKRIKKTRKYDIITTPAERVEMAPLNEEDDEDEDSTVFDVKYR